A window from Ktedonobacterales bacterium encodes these proteins:
- a CDS encoding response regulator gives MRIASKKGLLTMAQHFLQPTERTILVIENDWNNRILMENLLRMGGYGVVSAMNGQEALELLDRGVQVHLVLTDLSMPVLDGYQAAQMIREKAGYKELPIVAVTGYAMSEDKESALAAGCDEYLTKPFRQSELLEIVARLLPACPAPRAGG, from the coding sequence ATGCGAATCGCCAGTAAAAAGGGGCTGCTCACGATGGCTCAGCACTTCCTCCAACCGACAGAGCGCACTATTTTGGTCATTGAAAATGATTGGAACAATCGTATTTTGATGGAGAATCTGCTGCGTATGGGGGGCTATGGGGTTGTGTCTGCAATGAATGGGCAAGAGGCGCTGGAGCTTTTGGATCGCGGCGTGCAGGTGCATCTGGTGCTGACCGATCTTTCGATGCCGGTGCTGGACGGCTATCAAGCCGCCCAGATGATTCGAGAGAAGGCTGGCTACAAAGAGCTTCCGATTGTTGCCGTCACCGGCTATGCCATGAGTGAGGATAAAGAATCGGCTCTGGCGGCGGGCTGCGACGAGTATCTGACGAAGCCATTTCGCCAGAGTGAATTGTTGGAGATAGTGGCGCGGCTCTTGCCTGCCTGCCCGGCTCCGAGGGCAGGCGGCTAA
- a CDS encoding DNA polymerase III subunit alpha yields MSASEFTHLHVHSEYSLLDGLSRITDLVFQAKSYGMKSLAITDHGAMYGVIDFYKACKDAGVNPIIGVESYLTPNAIEDHSGKYDYYHLLLLAQNEVGYRNLLRLTTLAHTKGYHLRPRIDKKTLAAHAEGLIATSTCISGEIPSLLLKGDINGARQVINWYRDVFGPDRFFLEVQDHLAPESEVVRVNQMLYDLHKETGLPLVATNDLHYVRAEDAQTQDILLCVQTGKGIDDPKRMKFDSQHYYLKTADEMAALFGDVPDALKNTMRIAEMCHIDLTFGQALLPDFPIPAGYRDADAYLYDLCVKGVEERYDKMTDEIKDRLNYEFTIISQKGFVAYFLIVWDFYNEARKRGIRCSARGSAAGSLIGYVLGITNVDPLQYRLLFERFLNPERKSMPDIDTDFPDDRREEMVIYVAEKYGWDKVAQIVTFNTMAAKAAVRDVGRVLSLQSEADTIARLIPTGPKVTLRGSLETIKDLQQRYENSETTKTILDKALALEGTIRSVGIHAAGVVISREPLMDSVPLQLRDAKDPKSWLVSQYEQAYLEELGLLKFDFLGLSNLTILQNSVKFIKEVHGVDLDLDHIPTDDAKAYELLSSGETTGIFQLESGAMRQHIKELKPTSIEDLTAMVALYRPGPMDSIPTFIKAKHGEIQIKYLHPDLEPFLKESYGVLVYQDQVLYIAVELAGFTWGEVDAFRKAMGKKIPEELIKYRSKFIQGCVKHGINEKIADEIFTLIEPFGGYGFNKAHACSYAWVAYITAYLKANYTPEFMAATLTTEASDAKKVMAAVAECRRMGVEVLAPHINKSDIGFTVEEGKVRFGLLAIKNVGSRPIEEILAARKTDGPFVSLADLCARVDSRAVTRSALECLIKVGALDELGPRHQLLESLDHAISIGQQHRKMQEIGQDSLFGAIDGHDPVKDFKLRDAPQIPRQTWLAWEKELLSIYLSAHPLARVAEALEKRGAVPTARLNEEWAGQKITIGGRIIEARRITTKKGDTMAAAIVEDLHGQVEVTIFPRTYEQTANLWQDDNILLITGKVEMRDDQPKIIADGAERFEVSDEEMSRPKYLLRITVTRTGNDLVDKIKVQDAYRHIQRHSGGDQYELLVRNGFWQARLAPDDNHVGYCAELHQALEEALGPGSVQVSVFTEKEPALAGARETNGSEMTGRQQRPGAEGAAEYQ; encoded by the coding sequence ATGAGCGCGAGTGAGTTCACCCACCTGCATGTTCATAGTGAATACTCGTTGCTGGATGGTTTGTCGCGCATTACCGATCTGGTGTTTCAGGCCAAAAGCTATGGGATGAAAAGCCTTGCCATCACCGATCACGGCGCGATGTATGGTGTCATTGACTTCTATAAAGCCTGCAAAGACGCCGGGGTCAATCCGATCATCGGCGTGGAAAGCTATCTCACCCCCAACGCCATTGAAGACCACAGCGGCAAATACGATTACTATCATCTGCTGCTGCTGGCTCAGAACGAGGTCGGCTATCGCAACCTGCTGCGGCTGACGACGCTGGCTCATACCAAAGGGTATCACCTGCGCCCGCGCATTGATAAAAAGACCCTGGCCGCGCACGCCGAAGGGCTGATCGCCACCAGTACCTGTATCTCCGGCGAAATCCCCTCGCTGCTGCTCAAAGGCGACATCAACGGCGCGCGCCAGGTCATCAACTGGTATCGTGACGTGTTTGGCCCTGACCGCTTCTTTCTGGAAGTTCAAGATCACCTGGCCCCAGAATCGGAGGTGGTGCGCGTCAACCAGATGCTCTACGACCTGCATAAAGAGACGGGCCTGCCGCTGGTTGCCACCAACGACCTGCACTACGTTCGCGCCGAAGACGCGCAGACGCAGGATATTCTGCTCTGCGTGCAGACAGGCAAAGGCATTGACGACCCCAAACGCATGAAGTTCGACAGCCAGCACTACTACCTGAAGACCGCCGACGAGATGGCCGCGCTCTTTGGCGACGTACCCGACGCGCTCAAAAACACCATGCGCATCGCAGAAATGTGCCATATTGACCTGACGTTCGGGCAGGCGCTGCTCCCCGATTTCCCCATTCCGGCTGGCTACCGCGACGCGGATGCGTACCTTTATGATCTCTGCGTCAAAGGCGTCGAGGAGCGTTACGACAAGATGACCGACGAGATCAAGGACCGGCTGAATTACGAGTTCACGATTATCAGCCAGAAAGGCTTTGTTGCTTACTTCCTGATCGTCTGGGACTTCTATAACGAGGCGCGCAAGCGCGGCATCCGCTGCTCGGCGCGCGGTTCGGCGGCGGGCAGCCTGATCGGCTACGTGCTGGGCATCACCAACGTAGACCCGCTTCAGTATCGCTTGCTGTTTGAGCGATTCCTGAACCCGGAACGCAAGAGCATGCCCGACATTGACACCGACTTCCCCGATGACCGGCGTGAGGAAATGGTGATCTACGTCGCTGAAAAATACGGCTGGGACAAAGTGGCGCAGATCGTGACCTTCAACACGATGGCCGCCAAAGCAGCGGTGCGCGACGTTGGGCGCGTCCTGAGCCTCCAGAGCGAGGCCGACACCATCGCCCGGCTCATCCCCACCGGCCCCAAGGTCACGCTGCGCGGCTCCCTGGAGACGATCAAAGACCTCCAGCAGCGTTACGAGAACAGCGAAACGACCAAAACCATTCTGGACAAGGCGCTGGCGCTGGAGGGGACCATTCGCAGCGTTGGCATCCACGCGGCGGGCGTCGTCATCTCGCGCGAGCCGCTGATGGATTCAGTGCCGCTCCAACTGCGCGACGCCAAAGACCCCAAAAGCTGGCTGGTCAGCCAGTACGAGCAAGCCTATCTGGAAGAGTTGGGGCTGCTCAAGTTTGACTTCCTGGGCCTTTCCAACCTGACCATCTTGCAGAACAGCGTCAAGTTCATCAAAGAAGTACATGGCGTTGACCTGGACCTGGACCACATCCCAACCGATGACGCCAAAGCCTACGAACTGCTCAGCAGCGGCGAAACAACGGGCATCTTCCAGCTTGAGTCGGGGGCCATGCGCCAGCACATCAAAGAACTGAAACCCACCAGCATTGAAGACCTGACCGCTATGGTTGCGCTCTATCGCCCCGGCCCGATGGACAGCATCCCGACCTTTATTAAAGCCAAGCATGGGGAAATCCAGATCAAGTATCTGCATCCCGATCTGGAGCCGTTTCTGAAAGAGTCCTATGGCGTCCTGGTCTATCAAGATCAGGTGTTGTATATCGCTGTCGAACTGGCGGGCTTCACCTGGGGCGAAGTAGACGCTTTTCGCAAGGCGATGGGCAAGAAGATTCCCGAAGAGTTGATCAAATACCGCAGCAAGTTTATCCAGGGCTGCGTCAAGCATGGCATCAATGAGAAGATCGCCGACGAGATTTTTACGCTGATCGAGCCGTTTGGCGGCTACGGCTTCAACAAGGCGCACGCCTGTTCATATGCCTGGGTAGCCTACATCACCGCTTATCTCAAGGCCAACTATACGCCGGAGTTTATGGCCGCCACCCTCACCACCGAGGCCAGCGACGCCAAAAAGGTGATGGCCGCCGTCGCTGAATGCCGCCGCATGGGCGTAGAAGTGCTGGCCCCGCATATCAACAAGAGCGACATCGGCTTCACCGTCGAAGAGGGCAAGGTGCGCTTTGGTCTGCTGGCGATCAAAAATGTTGGCTCGCGGCCCATCGAAGAGATACTGGCGGCGCGAAAGACCGACGGCCCCTTTGTCTCGCTGGCCGACCTCTGCGCCCGCGTGGACAGCCGCGCCGTCACGCGCAGCGCCCTGGAATGCCTGATCAAAGTCGGCGCGCTGGATGAGCTTGGGCCGCGCCATCAACTGCTGGAGTCGCTGGACCACGCCATCAGCATCGGGCAGCAGCACCGCAAGATGCAGGAGATCGGCCAGGACAGCCTTTTTGGCGCGATAGATGGGCATGATCCCGTCAAGGACTTCAAGCTGCGCGACGCCCCACAGATTCCGCGCCAGACCTGGCTGGCCTGGGAGAAAGAACTGCTGAGCATCTATCTTTCCGCGCATCCCCTGGCGCGGGTCGCTGAGGCGCTGGAAAAACGGGGCGCGGTTCCCACCGCCAGGTTGAACGAAGAGTGGGCGGGCCAGAAGATCACCATTGGCGGGCGCATCATCGAGGCGCGGCGCATCACCACCAAGAAGGGCGACACGATGGCGGCGGCCATCGTCGAAGACCTGCACGGCCAGGTGGAAGTGACCATCTTTCCGCGCACCTACGAGCAGACCGCCAATCTCTGGCAGGATGATAACATCTTGCTCATCACCGGCAAAGTAGAGATGCGCGACGATCAGCCCAAGATCATCGCCGATGGCGCGGAACGCTTCGAGGTCTCGGATGAGGAGATGAGCCGCCCGAAATATCTCCTGCGCATCACCGTCACGCGCACCGGCAACGATCTGGTTGACAAGATCAAGGTGCAGGACGCCTATCGCCATATCCAGCGTCACTCCGGCGGCGACCAGTACGAACTGCTGGTGCGCAACGGCTTCTGGCAGGCGCGGCTCGCGCCAGACGATAATCATGTGGGCTACTGCGCCGAACTGCATCAGGCGCTGGAGGAGGCGCTGGGGCCGGGGTCTGTGCAGGTTTCGGTATTCACCGAAAAAGAACCGGCGCTGGCTGGCGCGCGCGAAACCAACGGGAGCGAGATGACGGGGCGCCAGCAGCGGCCCGGCGCCGAAGGCGCAGCCGAATATCAGTGA
- a CDS encoding BrnT family toxin produces MKIVELIFEPDREEHIARHHVSIEEVNQIVFGNPFIRKAREGRYLIIGQTEAGRYVAVFVAPRGRDIYALVTAREADDAERRAYQQHRRR; encoded by the coding sequence GTGAAAATCGTTGAATTGATTTTTGAGCCTGATCGTGAAGAACATATCGCCCGCCATCATGTCAGTATTGAAGAGGTGAACCAAATCGTTTTCGGGAACCCTTTCATACGTAAGGCAAGAGAAGGGCGCTATCTCATCATTGGACAAACCGAGGCAGGTAGATATGTAGCTGTGTTTGTCGCTCCAAGAGGCCGAGACATCTACGCTCTCGTTACCGCGCGAGAAGCAGACGACGCAGAACGGCGAGCCTATCAGCAACACAGAAGGCGCTAA
- the prmA gene encoding 50S ribosomal protein L11 methyltransferase, with protein sequence MRWLELTVSAHREAVEAISELLSRYAPGGVAIEEPIALLDDGQEYRILPDGAALARAYLPVDGSEEEKRQQIEQGLWHLGQIGPDFVGELTARLVAEEDWANAWKAYYHVLRLGRRVVIKPSWRDYTPRPGEIVVELDPGMAFGTGLHPTTRMCLELLEQRVQPGMRALDVGTGSGILALATAKLGAASVLALDVSSVAVESAQANARANGLGERVTVKLGSIEEASGGRYDLVIANIIARVIADLAPALVGALAPGGLLIASGIIDERLPLAEDALRAAGLTQIEQVRDGDWVSLVGRR encoded by the coding sequence ATGCGTTGGCTGGAATTGACGGTCTCTGCGCACCGTGAAGCCGTCGAGGCGATCAGCGAGCTGCTCAGCCGCTACGCGCCCGGCGGCGTTGCTATCGAAGAACCCATTGCCTTGCTGGATGATGGGCAGGAGTATCGTATCCTGCCCGATGGTGCGGCGCTGGCGCGCGCCTATCTGCCGGTGGATGGCTCTGAGGAAGAGAAGCGCCAGCAGATTGAGCAGGGGTTGTGGCATCTGGGGCAGATTGGGCCAGACTTTGTGGGCGAACTCACGGCGCGCCTGGTGGCTGAGGAGGACTGGGCCAACGCCTGGAAAGCGTATTACCATGTCCTGCGCCTGGGAAGGCGCGTTGTGATCAAACCGTCCTGGCGCGACTATACGCCCAGACCAGGCGAAATAGTGGTGGAATTGGACCCCGGTATGGCCTTTGGCACGGGGCTGCACCCCACAACACGCATGTGCCTGGAACTGCTGGAGCAGCGTGTGCAGCCGGGTATGCGCGCGCTGGATGTGGGGACGGGTTCGGGGATTCTGGCGCTGGCGACGGCGAAACTTGGCGCGGCCAGCGTGCTGGCGCTGGATGTGAGCAGTGTGGCCGTCGAATCCGCGCAGGCCAACGCGCGCGCAAACGGTTTGGGAGAGCGCGTCACCGTCAAACTCGGCTCCATCGAGGAGGCGTCGGGCGGACGCTATGATCTGGTGATCGCCAATATCATTGCTCGCGTGATTGCCGATCTGGCTCCCGCGCTGGTGGGGGCGCTGGCCCCTGGCGGCTTGCTCATTGCCAGCGGCATCATTGACGAGCGTTTGCCCCTGGCTGAAGACGCGCTGCGCGCCGCTGGCCTGACTCAGATCGAGCAGGTGCGCGATGGCGATTGGGTGTCGCTGGTGGGGCGGCGGTAG
- a CDS encoding DoxX family protein, with protein MANIKQLAYLLLSIIFILGGYRAYSQPGNRVKQVADLGIPEPELAVKINGVSMMAGGAMLGLGILPRMAAAGLFLALIPTTIAGHAFWKEETEAGRKAQQIQFAKNLGLLGGLLLTLAGRKAKR; from the coding sequence ATGGCGAACATCAAACAACTGGCGTATCTCTTGCTCTCAATCATTTTCATTCTGGGGGGCTATCGGGCGTATTCCCAGCCAGGCAACCGCGTCAAGCAGGTGGCCGATCTTGGCATTCCAGAGCCAGAACTGGCCGTGAAAATCAACGGCGTGTCCATGATGGCGGGCGGCGCTATGCTCGGCCTGGGGATTCTGCCCAGGATGGCCGCAGCGGGCCTCTTCCTCGCCTTGATTCCAACGACCATCGCGGGCCACGCCTTCTGGAAAGAAGAGACCGAAGCCGGGCGCAAGGCGCAGCAAATCCAGTTTGCCAAAAACCTTGGCCTGCTGGGCGGCCTGCTGCTGACGCTGGCTGGCCGCAAAGCAAAGAGGTAG
- a CDS encoding CopG family antitoxin — protein sequence MAEKKQPEQKEEPGKSHIPTFNTIEEEAAFWDTHSIEEFADELELVTDVKFVKARQKKSLTVRLEENSFEALSSEARERGIGPSTLARIVLLEHLQNREQKKRASG from the coding sequence ATGGCAGAAAAAAAACAACCAGAGCAAAAAGAAGAGCCGGGAAAAAGCCACATACCAACATTCAATACTATTGAGGAAGAAGCAGCGTTCTGGGATACACATTCCATTGAGGAGTTTGCTGACGAGCTTGAGTTGGTTACAGATGTGAAATTCGTAAAAGCTCGTCAGAAAAAATCGCTCACGGTGCGGCTTGAGGAGAATTCTTTTGAGGCGCTCAGCAGCGAGGCCAGAGAGCGCGGCATTGGCCCATCAACACTAGCCCGCATAGTCCTGCTTGAGCATCTACAAAATCGGGAGCAGAAAAAGCGCGCAAGCGGATAA
- a CDS encoding GNAT family N-acetyltransferase, giving the protein MTTYRFSNTLGYTQPQLAEMFNASFSGYYFPMALTAEMSAGFARVYQIDANCSVVMHDEQGAFVGMARMGVRGARGWCGGFGITPEFRGTGASRLLAAQMIQVARESGLTTLQLEVLTQNIKAIKLYERAGFVAARRLIGIEVDTAALPDAFPSLQVKAVAPATLFPGLYEGYQPDWERELPSLMTMRAEAVAAAGADGQLNGLIFRPGGRGANNEKIQIQAAILQSDLTNADLAALLRAAAGDAAGIQVYNEPEDSPFLARCRDLGFTEFFSQHEMFLTL; this is encoded by the coding sequence ATGACTACGTATCGCTTTTCCAACACTTTAGGCTACACGCAGCCACAGCTTGCGGAGATGTTCAACGCCAGCTTCAGCGGCTACTATTTTCCGATGGCGCTGACCGCCGAGATGAGCGCCGGTTTCGCGCGCGTCTATCAGATTGACGCGAACTGCTCCGTCGTCATGCACGATGAGCAAGGCGCGTTTGTCGGCATGGCGCGCATGGGCGTTCGCGGCGCGCGCGGCTGGTGTGGTGGCTTTGGCATCACGCCGGAGTTTCGCGGTACGGGAGCCAGCAGGCTGCTCGCCGCGCAGATGATACAGGTAGCGCGCGAGAGCGGCCTGACCACGCTGCAACTGGAAGTGCTGACGCAGAACATCAAAGCGATCAAGCTGTACGAGCGCGCCGGTTTTGTCGCTGCGCGGCGGCTGATCGGGATTGAGGTAGACACCGCTGCCTTGCCGGATGCCTTCCCATCGCTTCAGGTGAAGGCTGTTGCGCCCGCTACCCTTTTTCCAGGGCTATACGAAGGCTATCAGCCGGACTGGGAGCGCGAACTTCCCAGCCTCATGACCATGCGCGCCGAAGCTGTCGCTGCTGCGGGCGCGGATGGGCAGCTTAACGGCCTGATCTTCAGGCCCGGCGGCAGGGGAGCCAACAACGAGAAGATACAGATTCAGGCGGCCATCCTCCAGAGCGACCTGACGAACGCCGACCTTGCCGCGCTCCTGCGGGCCGCTGCGGGCGATGCCGCCGGGATTCAGGTCTACAACGAACCGGAGGACAGCCCATTTCTGGCGCGCTGCCGCGATCTCGGCTTCACCGAGTTCTTCAGCCAGCACGAAATGTTTCTGACCCTGTAA